A window of Ammospiza caudacuta isolate bAmmCau1 chromosome 20, bAmmCau1.pri, whole genome shotgun sequence genomic DNA:
TGCAAGGGAAATACAAAAGTTGGACAGCAGCATTGAAGGGAGCACAGcaccccctgctcctggggaacAAGGACAGACACTCTGTGCAGGGTTCCCAACCCAGTTTTCAGTTATCTCACATTCCAGATAGAATTCTTCAGCAGAAGGCTAAAACGTCTCTTTCACAGGGCcccagagagggacagagactgaGCAGGTTTGGgttccagacccttcccaaTCTCTTCCctgttggggttttcttccctcAGGGATGTTAATTTAGAACTGGATTACCTGGATTTCTGGCAGGAAGGTATCCAGTGCTCCAAACACctgacaaagggaaaaaacaagcCCCAAACACCAGGCCCAGGGACATACATGTGGTGCCAGGTGCTCTCTGTTACACCTGAGCTGCAGAACCTGCTACTCTTCCCACTTTGGGGCTTTCTTTAGCTGCAACAGTTGCTGTGTTTCTATCTGTGACCCTGGTGCAAAGAGTGAAGACTTGGAAGTAAGTGATAGAATAAACTACTTGAACTCCTAAAGAGTGGGTCCGTGCTGGTTTTACATGAAGACAAGCCAGCCAGGCATTACAGATGTTCCAGCTGCCAGCAAACTCCCAAAACCAACTCCCTGCACCCACCAGCTTCatcagggcagggaggaaagTCAACACAAGACcatcagctgggctggggtggcCTCATCCCCCTGTGTGACCACGATTCAGCCTTCAGAAGGGATTGCAAACATGTGCTGACAACGCTTCACTGCCACCCTTTGTTTGCTCCAAGGCAGGAGATGCTCCTGAAGTCCCACGTACAAACCCCTGAGAGCAAGGACATGAGACACAGCCCAAAAGAAGTGGGGGCAGCACCAGAATCATGGGTGCAGCTGATTCTCCAGtgtctgtccccaggccagATGCCATAGGAAGTCTGgagattttatttcagtttgggCTGTTCCCCCAAAGAATAATATATTCACTTCAGCCCATGGTAGTAACTCCATCATCCTCTATTTCTGGATTCAACAAAGGTGCCAGAACACCCCCAGGACTGGTTTCTCCACATGATCAGAGAGTTCAAGGGCTGTTAAAACACACCAGGTGCTCAGCCCTTCACCTCCACCTTGAGCTTCAGGCGCACCTCACACAGGAAAGCATTCATCAGGTCCTGGCCAGCCTCCTGAGCAATCCTGCTGATGacctttcctcctcttccaaTCAACATCCTCTGTGTTAAAACCCAGAGAGAACATCACCAAACTCACCCAGGACAACGGTGCAGCCACAGAAACAATGAGGGAGATTCCAGCATTAAACCCTGAGGCAACACAGTTGCCAGTACTGGGTacaaaggagagggagaggggagcacagcaaggatggatttggggaaCCTCCCTTcaccctccccagcaccccatcttccttccttcactcACCTTGTGAGACTCCCTGGGCACCAGGAGGCTCTGCACGATGAGGAGCTCCCCACATTCTCCTTCCTCCCACACGTGTGTCACCTGCCACAGCAATGGAGCACTCAGCAATCCTGGAAAAccctcaggagcccccagcACCCCTCCCCTGGACACTCCAGCACACAAAGGGGGCCCCTTCACGCACAGAAAGGGTCTTAGAGCACACCTACAAGTACTGAGTCACCCCACAGGGCCTGGCAGAATCCAAACAAAGGGATTCTCACCACAcagcccaaaattcccaataaaACAGCTCATGGCCGAGTCTGCCTGGGCACATTCCCACCTGAGTCACTCCATAAGGCACTTCCAGGGGCAGGTACTCCAGGAGCTTCTCCCTGATGATGTTATCACAGATCTCCTGGGGTGACTGGCTGGTCAGGACCTCGCTGTGGAACTCCCAGGGGCCTGGCTTGGCTTGCATCAGGAGGTACCTCTGTGGGCACagcaccccagtgtcacccacaCGGTGCCACCacccctgagctgcccctgcagggagggcactgctgctggcctggcactggggcggtggtttggggttttgggcaggggcaggaggaagggaagctgtGACATCCCTCCCTAGGGCTGTGTGTGTCACACAGAAGGCCTGGAGCTCACAGACAGCACTGGGTGGATCCTTGTTGCTCCAAGCTGCTGTTTGGAGAGCCCCAGGTGAGAGTTTTGTACAGAAAACCCTGCaggtgcagcagggacacaTCCCACGTTGACATGTGACATCTTCCCCCCATCCCAGGCCAGGAACAGAAGCTGAGGCTCCCaccccagtcccagctgtgACACAATTCAGACTGGAGTTACCTTGAGTGTATCCACCTCCTCCCCACGCAGAGCTGCCAGCATGAAGATCTCCTGGAAGTGTGGCCAGCCTTTCATGTCCTTCAGACCCCTGACTCCATGGTGCTGTGGCCcttcccctgtgccagcacccccagcatcACTGCTCCTGTCCAAACCAGAGCCCTCCTGGGCCTCCTGATTCTTCTCCTGCCCAAAGGGAGACCCTGGCACTTTGCTTTCAGCTGGAGAAGACTGAGTGGGATGAAGGGGAAGCTTTACTGAAGAACGAGAATCCTGTTTAGGTGAAGATTTCACTTCCAGTTTCTTTCCATTTACAATCCCCTCTGTCAGGTCAGTTGCTATTTCCAGCAGGAGAAATTTCTTCTTTAGTACATCCACCtgaaggcagagagagagaaaattatttatccTAAAGAGGAAATTATTTATCCTAAAGAAGATTTATCCTAAATGAGGTGGGCAGCTGGGCCCTGGATCTGAAGGAGCCACAGGAAaccagccagggaaggagctgctgcaggacagggcagTTTTGTGACCAGACAGAGGCCAAAACTGGCACAATTTTGTGCCAGCACAGTTTGCCCAAGCAGTGAGAACCTGAGATTTCTCTGGCTCACCTGGCTCCTCTTCCCAGATGGATTTAACCcccagacagcagcacaaattctgcttttaatgGGTACACACACCCCTCAATATTCTGGAATGTCCTTTAACACACCAGGGACCCAAAACCCATCAGTGCTGAGCCAGGTGGTGCCTGAAGAAGAACAAGCAGGGTTTACCTTGTTCAGGACCAGCACACTGGGGATGTGGGGGAACTGAGACAGGCACCTGAGCACCTCCTTGCTCAGAGAGTTCCTTGTCCAGTGATCTGACACATCCACCAGAACCAGGACTGCCAggaaagagggagggaaaaaggaTGAATCCACATTTTCCAGAATGTTCACTTGCAGCTTTACAGTCTGTGGTCAACTCCCCTCCTCAGGAGGGGCACAAAAAGAAGGATTTTATTGAAAACACTAAAAATGCAGCTTACCCATGTCACCCTAATGACACCACACGTGCTAAATCTCAACATCCAAGCCCAATTATGAACCCAAAGTGCCTCCCCTTGGCACCAGGCAGTTCTTATCCCCTCCTCAGCTCAATATTCCAGATCTTTTCTCTGCCCTTCCTTCCCTGTTCacactccctgtgctgccagcaaacACCCAGACACCACAGCTGGGAACTTGAGTGCCAAAAAAGGATTTGGTTTGATGCAAAAAGAGTTGAAAACCAACCTAAATCTGCATGTTTCATGCTGTCCCATGGGTCTGTCAGCATGGCTTCATCTAAATTATGCCTGAAACACAAATACAAATGAATAAACTAAACACACTTCATTATAATTGTCTTCCTCCCTCTCAAACTAGGGGGAAACCAGtgttttcccccatttcagCTGCTTTAGGGGTTGTGACATCCCTTGCCATGTGCAGATACACGGAACCACACACAAAAAGGCTCAAAGGACATCACAGGCTCTGTGTGCTACTGAAAttgcagcaaaaaaaattgGAAAGCAAAATAAGGCTAAAACATGCATTCAGTTCACTCCTGTTTTACAAACTTTGCACACTGAAAATCacattcctgttttattttgctaGGCAGCACacaccccctccccagctcatTGGTGGTACCTTTTGGCTTTTAAGGGATTTGTGAGGCCAGGCGTGTCCAGAATGAtctaggaaaaggaaaaacaaacgTTTCAAGCTTGCCAGCAGTGAGAGCTCATGGCAAAACCCCATATTTGAGCAGTGAGAGGCGATCCCAGGGGACACAGATGAGCAAATGCTGCCCTTGGTCCCCAGGACTCACCAGCTGCGTGTCCTCGTGTGTGATGACACCCCGGGCCTTGCAGCGGGTGGTGTGAACCTTCTTGGAGACTGGGAAAACCTGCAGGGAATCAGTTAAACATGTTATACAGCCAAAAAACCAGGaaacagcctgagctgcccccCAGCCTCACCTTCCTGCCCAGGAGCTGGTTGCAGAGCGTGGATTTCCCGGCGTTGGGGGCGCCGATGATGGCGATCctcagcaccctgggctgcGGGGGCTGGTCCGGCCGGTGCTCCAGGAGGCGTTTCTGCTCCTCTGCCGGGGAAACGAGGAGCTGGGATGGTGCCAAACCCTCGGGGGGTCAGGATACAGGACAGCCCTGACAGGCGGGGCGGCAGCTGCCATCACCCACCTTTGTCACCACTCACCTTTGTCGGTGGCCACGGGCGGCGGGTGCTGGCCCAGAGTGGCAGGTGGGGCCTCGGCGGGGATGCCCaggaggctgcccagggccgAGCTGCTCCCGTTCCAGCGGCTGGGAACATTCAGGATCCCGCCCAGCACCGAGCCGCTCCCGttccaggggctgggaacactCGGGATCCCGAGCAGCAccgagctgctcctgctgcaccgGCTGCGAACACTCAGGATCCTCCCCAGCGCCGAGCCGCCCCCGTTCCAGCGGCTCCGCGGGAGGGGAGCTGGAAGAAAACACCGAATGTACCAAGAACATCCCTAAAACACACCAAGCTCGCGTAGGCCACCCCCTCCACACGCAGCGTCCGGGCAGCGCTCACCCCACCACAAGGCCCCTCGGCGTCCCGCCCCACACCTCACGCATCCAGCCGCCCCCAGAGTACCCCCGCGGTCCCGGCGCACCTGCTCGCAGCCCgagcggccccgccgcggcggCACCGGCGGCCCAGAGCGCGGCccgggcggcgggcgcggccaTGGGAGCCGCCATGTTGGCGCGCCGCGGGGCACGCCGGGAAGGGGAGCGCTGCCCGCGCCCATTGGCGAACAGCGCGGGGGCACAGAGAGCGCGAGAGCGGGGCCGGAGcgccgcggggccgcggggAATTGTGGGATGGAAACGGTCGAGAGGCGGCGGGGCGGGGTGGGGCCCGggagcgccccctgctggcGGCACCGAGGAGTGCAGGGGGCGGCACCGCGGGGTCACAGCGCAACCGGGGTCACCAGCGCCCCCCCAGTGTCACCGGTGTCACCAGTGTCACCTGCGCTCCTGATGCCACCAGTGTCACCAGTGCTCCCCCCGTGTCACCAGTGgtcccccagtgtcaccagagCTCCTGGTGTCGCCGGTGTCACCAGTGTCCCTACTGTGCCCTCAGTGCCCCCCCAGTTTCACCAGTGTCACCAATGCCCCCCCAGTATCACCAGCTCTCCCcgtgtcactggtgtcaccaGCGCCCCACCAGTGTCTCCCCCTTGCTctcccagtgtcaccagcagcctcccagtgtcaccagaGCTCCCAATGTCACCAGTGCCACTAGCGCCCCCCCAGAGCTCCCAATGTCACCAGTGCCACTAGCGCCCCCCCAGAGCTCCCAATGTCACCAGTGCCACTAGCGCCCCCCCAGAGCTCTCAGTGTCACCAGTGCCCTCCCGGTGCTCCCGGTGACCCCAGTGCCCAGTTCCGCCAggcccagagcctgcagggggaTGCGGTGAGGAAGGACAGTGGAGCCACGGTTCTGTAACTCAAATCTTTATTGTCCTGTGCCCGTCGCCAGGGCTCCATCACTTGTCCTtaccatcccatcccatcccatgccgttcccatcccatcccgtgCCATCCCGTGCCATCCCGTGCcatgccgtgccgtgccgcgTTGCCGGCCGTCGGCAGAACCGTTACCATTACTAAACTCAGTAATGGTAACGGTTTCCCCGCCGGCCGTGGGTGCCCGGCTGAGTCCGGATCCTGTCCCCCCCAGCCCGGGATGTCCCCCCAGCCCGTGTCACTCATCCCGGTGTCCCGGCGGTGGTGGCGGAGGCGGGAGGCGGTCGGTGCAGCCCGGGGAGTACATCATCTATACTGTAGTGTCTCATAGCCAACTTACAGTATACGATGATATCCTGCCCGGGACAGCgcggggagcagagcagagcctgcagggacacacagcgTGCTCAGGGAGCCCATTGTCACCCCGGTGTCACCCTCATCCATTCCTGTCTCCCCGGTCCTGTcccatcctgccccagcacctccccaccTGCTCCTCATGCCTCCCAGTTCCACCACCCCAGAGCAGCGCAGAGCTTCTCAGTGCTtccctgcccaggtgtccccccagtccctccttGTCACCCCATTGCCACCAccctggagaggagcagaggtTCCCAAATGTCCCCTCACCCCAAGACCCCCATAACCCATCTTCGCCCCCCAGTCCTGCTCCCCAGAGTGGGATTGAGGGCTCCCAATTTCCTCCCCACCAGAGCAGCCCCCTAACCCCTCCTTTTATCCCATAACCccaccccagagcaggacagaagttcccaaaccccacatttgTCCCCCAGTCCCACCCTCCCTGAGCAGGACAGGGGGGCTCCCAGGTGGTGTCACCTACCtgtggggtggcactggggcttTGTGGGGTGCTGGGTCTGCACCCGCCTTATAAAACCTGCTCTGCCTCATCTGCATATCTCACATCTGCACTGCACAGCTGGACGGGGCCCTTAACCCCTTCATGCCCGGGGGAGCACCGCCCCAAGCAGCTCCCCACACCCAGCCTGGCATTGTCcatggggggatttggggatttggggcttgCAAGGGGCCACCCTCTGTGTCTTCCACTTCAGGGTGGCCCCACAAATGTCCCATGGGGACATccgggggacacagggacatctGGGAGTGGGGGTCACCCTACCCAGGCACCCTCAGGTGAGGTACAGGGTACACGTGGCGCAGggagctgtgtcccctgggGTGGGTGACCTCTGTAGTGCCACATTTGCTCCCCTGAGGGACATGACCCCTAGCAGTGTGTCCCCATAAAGAGGATTTGCCCTCCTGCCCTTAGGGACACCCTGGAAGCGCATTCCCCCTCCCAGGGGGATGTGACCCTTGGAGGGATGTCTCCCCCAGTTAGGGAAACACCTCCCCTGGCCACCTGTGTCCCTGGAGGGATGCaacccacagctgtgtccccccAAGGGCCCCTTCTGAGCACGTGTGTCCCCAAgagggctgtgtcccctcattGCACATGACCCTGGTCACACTTGTCCCCTGACCACGCGTGTCCCCAAACGGCTCCACCCCTGACCATGAGTGTCACCTGCCTGTGCATGACCCCGCTCATttgtgtcccccagccctgtctgtccccacagggccaCATCCTGCAGCCGGGGCTGTGCCATTGTGCCGGGCTGTTtgtgccaggccaggctggcattCCTGGAACTCGCCTGGGGGGAGGTGATAATGACAATCCCCTGCCCGTGCTCCGGGTCCCGATAAGCAGCAGCCTCGGGCTATCAGggaccctgccctgccacacaAGGTGTCCCTGGACCCTCTGTCACCTCTGGGTGACAGAAACAGGggcagcatggcctgggcagcccctggcaggagggggcacagggtccagccctgctctgagcctgtcCCAGGCCGTGAGGCTGTGGGGACTTGAGGGCTGCAAGGGACCTCCTGTTCTGGTCCCTTTTGTGACCCAGAGGAGTCCTGGAGcctgcagtgtccccaaacTGTGGCACAGGCACCccagtgtgcagagcagtgacaCAGGCAGTGTCCCTGAGTCCCCCaagccctgccagctccaggtgaGTCCCAGGGATTATCCCCATGGCATTGTCCCCATGGCATTGTCCCcatgctggcagtgcctgccatccctgctgcctgctcagcacccgagggcagccctgccctgtggcctTGTACCCCACAGTGGCAGAGGGGACCTGAGTGTCCCCACAGCTGGTGTGGGACCCCCCAGATGCCACAGAGACCCCCCAAGTGCCACAGCCCTCCCAGCAGCCACGACAGGACAGCGTGGCTGGCTCCAGATAaggaggcactgggagctgcagagctgtccccaccctgtctATCTGCAGGGCCACCCTGCAGGACACACAGGACAGGGCCTGTTGTCCTGccctgggtttgggggggacagggagggtcTGGGGAGCACAAAGAAACAATTTTccccagggagggcagtgcAGCAAAGCCCCCCATGCTGGCTGACACTGGTCCTGTGTGCAGGGTGACCCTGAGCAGGacaggagcccccagagccaccctgggcagggcagggcagggcaggtggggctgggacagggctctgtggcagggcagggggacatgagctgctgccaccagcctggctgctgtgacaccttgaGCACCTGTCAGCCCTTCTCCAGACCCAGGGTGCCActttttggggtgcccctgcCATGGTCACCCCCTGGGTCACACGGGCCATGCTTGGGGCTCACTCCTGGCTTGACACTCACCCCTGAGGGAGCACGACAAGGGCTGGGACTTTGACCACAGGGAAGCCACCAGCTCCCAGGAGCCTTGGAGCAGCAGCCCGAGCCGGAACCTCACCTCCCCACATTCCTTGTCccccatccctgtgggagcaCCAAGCAGCCCGAGCCACGCAGGGGACCCGGGgcgggacagacagacagacagagcccagcaggaggTGACAAGGGTTTATTCAAGGGTTTGTTTGTTATCTCACGGCAGCGGGGTGGCGGCACATGCAGAtagagcccggcccggcccggcccagcccggcacgCCTGCCCACCCGGGGGCTGATAAGGGcacggggggcacgggggggccCTGCAGCACCCGCCGAGGGTCAGTCCTGGCAAAGGACAGCGCCGGGAGggacctgcagccaccctgggtCACCACTGGCAAAGGACAGCGCCGGGAGggacctgcagctgccctgtggcACGGGGTGGGGATACGGGGTGCAGGACACCCAGAGCCCCGCTGCCGGCAGTGCCAGGCTGACTGCAcacactgagctgtgccagccacGCTGAaccaggcactgggacaggctggggagggcacTGTGGGGAGGactggcacacacagggacaatCTCCTTCACATTGTCACAAGGCAACAAAGCCACTGGCCTAAGAGgcagggggaggaagggagggaggcaggggcagctgcacaggctgtgctggaggagcctgtccccaccccagcGTCCTGCTGGTCCCACCTCTGAGCACCACTCTGCTTGAGTAGTTGTGGGGTTGGGAAGTGTCacagcacctggggacagcagccacagTGGCTTCACTGCCCTCTCAGGAGATGGGTGGCTTCGGCACAGCGCTGCTTTTTGGTATTTGTGGTGGTGAGatctcaccagggctgagctgggctccctctgtcccctggAGCTCTCCCTGCTTCAGATCCTGTGATGAAAATTCCCCAAGCATGGGAGAGGGCAGCACCCACTGCTAGTGCTGATTGTCACCTTTTGTGAGGGGGTTGAGTGCCAcccacccagcctgggcagggctggtggcactgtggggacGCTGGGGGTGAGAcagggacagctgtgggcagaggcagggctgggacagggcccAGGAGGTTCACTGAGAcagggcagggagcccaggggaGGGGGGTCCTGGTTCTCTTCCTAAATCTCCCCAACCCAACCCTCTGCTCCAAGTCCCAGGTGCTTACCCCAGGGCAGAGAACAGCAAGGCACAGGTACTGCAACACCAGACAAGCTGCCAGTCATAACTGGGGATGGCATTGGACTGAGACAACACAAAgttaattagaaaataaattctctCTCAGCTTTGGAataaaaagagcagcagacaggACATGCATCTTTCTGGCCCTACAAAATAAGGCACCAGTTACAAACAAAACTCGGATTGTCTTTGATATAAAAGGAATTCCCATGTGTAGAAGGCAGTTGATGTCTGAGTGCATAACAGGGAGTGATCTTCACTAGCTTTGGGTTGGCCAACCTCATTCCTTGGCCTCGGTGGCTTTCTGGAACAGAGGAAGCTGcaggaggggaagagagaagccgttagggctgcaggaggggaggcagggcactgcctgcactCTGTGGTGgtgagggctggggaaggagaggtTTCCTGGGAGGCTGAAAGCTTCCAGGCAAgtccctgtgctcagctcacCTTTGTGAGATCCACACCAGTGATGGCACGCACGGAGTTGGGGATCTCAGCCAGGAGACGGTTCACATCAGACATGGTGCTGCCCTTCTCTCCACTGAGAATAACGATCTCATCCACTTTGGAGAGGGGAGCAGACACTTTGGCAGCAATCTGGggaagcagggagagcagagagtgAGGGAACTGCTCAGCAGCTCACGGGGAAAGGTCCCTACAGGGCCTTGCTGTGCCCTCAGGAGACACAGTCCAGTCTGGAAACCCC
This region includes:
- the ERAL1 gene encoding GTPase Era, mitochondrial produces the protein MAAPMAAPAARAALWAAGAAAAGPLGLRAAPLPRSRWNGGGSALGRILSVRSRCSRSSSVLLGIPSVPSPWNGSGSVLGGILNVPSRWNGSSSALGSLLGIPAEAPPATLGQHPPPVATDKEEQKRLLEHRPDQPPQPRVLRIAIIGAPNAGKSTLCNQLLGRKVFPVSKKVHTTRCKARGVITHEDTQLIILDTPGLTNPLKAKRHNLDEAMLTDPWDSMKHADLVLVLVDVSDHWTRNSLSKEVLRCLSQFPHIPSVLVLNKVDVLKKKFLLLEIATDLTEGIVNGKKLEVKSSPKQDSRSSVKLPLHPTQSSPAESKVPGSPFGQEKNQEAQEGSGLDRSSDAGGAGTGEGPQHHGVRGLKDMKGWPHFQEIFMLAALRGEEVDTLKRYLLMQAKPGPWEFHSEVLTSQSPQEICDNIIREKLLEYLPLEVPYGVTQVTHVWEEGECGELLIVQSLLVPRESHKRMLIGRGGKVISRIAQEAGQDLMNAFLCEVRLKLKVEVKG